In Penaeus vannamei isolate JL-2024 chromosome 40, ASM4276789v1, whole genome shotgun sequence, the genomic stretch ctatctctttctctctctctctctatctctttctctctctctctctctatatatatatatatatatatatatatatatatatatatatatatgtatatatatgtgtgtgtgtgtgtgtgtgtgtgtgtgtgtgtgtgtgtgtgtgtgtgtgtgtgtgtgtgtgtgtgtgtgtgtgtgtgtgtgtgtatgtgcgtatatatctatatatcagtctatcgaacgatctatctatttatatatctaagcacacatattcatatatatatatatatatatatatatatatatatatatatatatatatacatatatatatatatatatatatatatatatatatacatatatatatatatatacatatacatatatatatatatatatatatatatatatatatatatatgtatatatatatatatatatatatatatatatatatatatatatatatatatatatatatatgtgtgtgtgtgtgtgtgtgtgtgtgtgtgtgtgtgtgtgtgtgtgtgtgtgtgtgtatgtatatttatatctattcctataagaatgtatttatataggagtgtattcatatgtgtacatatatacgtatatatacatatatacatatatatatatatatatatatatatatatatatatatatatatataatatatatatatatatacacacacacacacatgtatctgcttgcgtgtgcacgtgtgtgtgcagcATGACAGCACCCTGTCACGCCCCCTGCCCAGCATTGCGGTTCGGTCCGCGACCAGGCAGCCGCCCGCaggcctctcaccccctcctctctccctcccaaggaTGAACTTCCGAGTCGTCCTcctggtggcggtggcggcgggcgTGTGCTCGGGGCAGGAGCAGCCCCTCCTGGGCCCGCTCCTCGACCTCGTCACTCCGCAGGAAATCGAGCTGTTCATGAAGGCGCCGAGCATTAACCTCGACACCTGCATCGGGATCCTAAAGAATGTTTCCAAGTGCAGGACGGGAGCCAAGCTGTTCTTGAGTGAGTCCTTTTCCTTTCAAATGAATTACCTTTGCAATTGGATCTTCACTTTCAGAGCAATAACAGAGACGTTGCCGATATTTTCTTCTTAATGATTATCAAGCTTGATCTGAGAGTCGTGTCAGAACGGCCATCGCTGCTTCAGCATTACTACACAAATGCGTTTATCGTATTGTGGTCTCAGAAAATCTTTCCATTGTAAAATCTTTCCACATCCCTttttcagtcacacacacacatatgtacttagCAGACTGAATTTCCatcacctttctcctcttttgtatataaatatctgtttCTTAATTAACCGAATATTTTTTCCTATACAACTCTATTCCCTTTTTTATGTTATGGAATACTTGTTTCTCGACCAACAGTAtcagttgctctctctctgtctatctattctctttcgcGTGGATATCTTTTAGTTATCATAATGTCTTTCACACTTTAAACATTTCTTATTCACTTTCATGTTTCACATACCATACTGTTTTTTtatgaggtgtttttttttccagtttcctttacaaaatgaaattgataatttaATTTATCAGATTGAACTCTAGTACAGGAGTGCTTTCTACTCTATCTATCAAAGCGTCTGCTTTTATTCCAGAAATCCTTTTTGTTGAAGAGTTTCCTCTCTTATTTAGAATTACATGTTCTTTAATACCTATTTTTTCCCACCCTAAGAGCCCGTCCTTTCTCTCCTCGACAGACCTGGCTAACACTCTCTCCGACAGCGGGTTCAAGTGCAACACGTGCAGCCCCGAGCACCAGTCCCTCATTGACAGAACCTTGGCTAAGGTCAGATCTAGTCCCGACTGTAGAACGTTTGCCACGGCCATCGCTCACACCAATCTGTGCTGAGTTCCTCTGTGATAATGATTCTTTGTGAGGTAGATTTACGgataataaatatatggatattatgACGTGTGTATTTGGTATCTCGCTTTCCTTGTGTGTCCATGCAAGGGTATTCTAGGacgaagagacaagaaaagaaaaacatatttaaGAAGTATctcggaagaaaagaagaaaacagaaaaaaaaatgttatattcgTTTGTCGACAATGAAATAACCGGTTTCcaacgttgattttttttctcacagtGTCCTTATTTGCAAATAGTGTCTAATCACAAAAGCACCAATTCTCGACCATCACGAAGGTAAACAGACCATCGTTAACCTTAATGTCTCACCTCTTCGAATACAAGGTCATCCAAATAGAATCACTCACGGAAGTAAAGGCCAAGGAAAACCAATATTTGTTTTTTGGAAGCTGAAGGATTAACTGCAtcagagagatgaggaagaagaagaagaagaagaaaaaaaagattcaggAGAGCGGCAAATCAGATGGTTGACGGTTAGGATATTTTTGAGAAGAATTATTCCCGTGCCAAAAAGTCGTTGGCGTATGTTTGAgtttaaatatagagatagatagatggatagatggatagatagatagacagatagacagatagataggcagatagatagataaacagatagacagatagatagacagatagatagatagacagatagatagatagatagatagatagacagatagatcgatagatagacagatagatagatagatagatagatagatagataaatagatagatagatatatcttttCGGTGTTAATGAAATGATTATCAGTCGAAAATGGTAGCTAATACTAACAGTAagtaaattcataaaaaaatcaaatcacacacacacacacacacacacacacacgcacacacacacacacacacacacacacacacacacacacacacacacacacacacacacacacacacacacacacacacacacatatatatatatatatatatatatatatatatatatatatatatatatatattagagaataTGGCGTATTTCCACACATAATAGCTTTCATGAAATGCCGATAGTTTActcttgtttatatatgtaattgaaCACAGATTACGGTGCATCTGTGCGTGAAATGTAGCTGCACATACATGTAAGGATGTGTATTTGCTATATGTGGATATTTAGTGTACCCATGCGTACAGggtacacagatgtgtatatttttgtatttgtaaacATATTTCGTTATGTATGAAAGGGGTGTAATTTAAATACTCGTCCTCAGGCAGTTGTGCGAATTAGCATACATTAAACTTGCCGAATAAGGGCTTACCATGCAGCTGTTAATGCTcgggcatatatatacgtgtgcgtgtgtgtgtgtgtatgaggcaaGGACTACTGACTTAATAAAAACTTGCAGTGAAAACAAGTGCAAAGTAATAAGagggaataaagataaataagggGCAAAAAGACTAAATCTAAACTTAGTGTTTCTTGTATGCATGATAGGTGCAGTATGAAGGTTTGGGTTAAACGCAAAAATATGCTATGGATTGCAAGTGAcccaacccaaagaatattcatacatatggtcatgcatttacacatataaacgttcatctatctatctatctatctgtatatatatgcatgtatgcacacacacatatatgagtatatatatatatatatatatatatatatatatatatatatatatatatatatatatatatgcaggcctatatacatacatctatatctatctatctatctatctgcattacgcacacacacatatatacacaccaggCTTATAGagacaaacatgctgcctacaatctctggtccACTAACCGGACTCGTCCATGTtaggagaattatgttgccaagAGAAACAGCACCTAATGTTTACAAGGAAGCTAAATCTGGATATAATACTCATTTGAAAGGAGTTTTTCTCAGAAGCCTCACAGCCTAATGAATGGTGGTCAGCACTTAagcatctctgtttggtcttgagtcctccattcctcctgaAATGAAACCAAATGGAAGTGTTACATATAGTCCGATTGAGATAGCTATCTTGTTAGCAGATTATCTTATTTCAAAGCAaggtttagaagatattgaacctCTTTCAAGTCACCCATCACCGTGCTTTAAAATCCACTTGCTTTCAAGTcttctgaaatcaagtatctgttatcgaaattagatgaatatggtggaatagaccctaatggcttgtttcctttgattgagaaaaaaactaaatggccaattagctcctaaattagccatATTTTTAATTCATAAAGGGTCATTTtcagtgtacacacatatatatatgtatatatacatatatatatatatatatatatatatatatatatatatatatatatatatatgtatatacatttatatatatatgtacatacacacacacacacacacacacacacacacacacacacacacacacacacacacacacacacacacacacatatatatatatatatatatatatatatatatgtatatatacatatacatacatatatatatatatatatatatatatatatatatatatatatatatatatatatatatatatatacacacacacacacacacacacacacacacacacaatatatatatatatatatatatatatatatatatatatatatatatatatatgtatatatataccatatatatatatgttgtagtaataataataatgataatgataatattagtcattatgataacgataatatcatcaataatgtaaacaatagaaaagtaacagagagcgagagagagcgagagagagagagagagagagagagagagagagagagagagagagagagagagagagagagagagagagagagagagagagagagagagagagaaatgggtagatagagaaaaaagggatggagaaagaaagaaagaaaaaagggagagggagaaggagagggagagggagaggaagaggaagagggagggagggagggagggggagagagagagagagagagagagagagagagagagagagagagagagagagagagagagagagagagagagagagagagagagagagagagagagatgatggtgacggtgacgatgatagtgataatgacaacacaatagagagaaaatgataggatTTAGAATGCCATGATCGCCTTTACTAAAATTATTTTGGACTATTACCATTTTCGAGAGGCCTAAAATATTCCAGAAGAGTCGCCAACttatgaagaaaaaaggagaaacgtaTCTTGGCCCTTTTCGTTTCATTCTTCCCCTTAgagcagaggtcggcaacctatggCACGAATGCCAGACGTGGCACGCAaagcgcttgtctatggcacgccatgtgattcagaggagcaaagaaaaagttaaacagcaaaatatggtgggcataaatctaaaattataaaacatatctattttttgttacaaaataTACTAAATGCTACAAGAATATTACATTTACCACAAGAAGGCTGAAAGATTAAATTCAGAtaaatacaaagtatatataaaatacaaagagaaaattgTATCATTTCAAGGTTTACAATCATCTTGCATTTTAGTTCACACAATTTGTAGCAATGATATCCCCGAGCGTCTGCGGCACAACACTAAACTCACAACATACTTCAATTTGTCAAAATCAATGGTTTTGCTCACTGCGGACCATTAGCGTTATTTACACTTGCACAATTCATGGCTGGCTGACCCCTAAATGCCTACCATGCCCCCCTAAATCCCCAATAAGGACCCCTAATGCACTACCTTGTTCCACCCTGAATCCTTACCGTTGCACTTCCGAAATCTtttccgtgcccccccccccttaattcttaccgtgccccccaccccccatcccttgaATCCTTATTGTGGCTCTCCTACATTCCTCCCGTCGCTCGTGAAATCCCCATCGCGGCCCTAAAATCCCCACTGCTGCCCCTTAAATCCTCGTCTTGGCCTCTCTGAATCCTTCCTGTGCCCCTTCGCCCACAAGACCTTGCCTTCCTGAATCCCTAAACTAGTACCTTAGTCCTTGTTGTGGCCTTCCCGAGGGGCAAGCACCTGGCTCCGGGCCATGTCCTTCCCATCATGTATTCCCTGGACACACAGCAACTCTTATTACTAAAACTACAGACCGGTTATTTTCAAGTATATGGTACGTTTGTTGCTAAAATTATTGAGAGAATTTGTTGATAAATACgcaaacatatacgcacagatTCTATACACGTCTTACAaaggataaaacacacacacacgtacacacacacacacacgcacatacacatacacacacacacgcacatacacacacacgcacatacacacatacacacaaacacacttacacacaaacacttacacacaaacacacacacgcatacacacatgtaacgccttaatttacatacataaactcgcacatataaaaataaacaagtaccCATACTtacatacgcaaaaaaaaaaaaaaaaaaaaaaaagatcacatgCACAACAGGATCTCAAGGATAAGAAACTAGTAAGTCCTCCGTACTCAGTCCGAGAGGACCTGGCGACTGCACAGCAACATAGTTCCTTCTGCAGGACTTCCCTCGTCGACAAAGGTAAAGGTGAGCGCCTGCAATCGGGGATGCCGTGCTGcggttttgtttcgtttctgtgcATTACGCACGCTGAATGGACCTGTGTGGAGTCGGATGTCTTACCGAGGAACCGTTCGCATTTGAAGAAGATTGAAAAATCTGTGATAAAAGATTTTGAAGATCGGACTGGAAtcgaagaatgataaaaagtggTTCTTATGAGCCTGAGAATGGCCTTATTTTTCTGTTACAAGTGGTGTATGTAATTAATGAATCGTTCTACTGCTTCTTATTGCAACTGGCTGTGACTAGACTGACTGTGCTCTGAAATGAAACATTTCTTCACTCAATATTTAATAGCCGCGTTATACCATGCAATAACCTTAGTACTGCatgctgtgtgtatatatcatgctTTCAGGAGTACAGTGATGTTCGATATTTGATGAATGTTTTGCATGCAACGTTGAAAGCATCGCGTGGAACAATAATGCAATATGATTCACTTCCTGGTCGCAGCGTCCACGCGCACTCTGCCTCAAGATGAATGCCCCGCGGCTGCTTTCACTCGTGGCACTCCTGGCACATGGGGCATGGTGCCAGCGCCCGATGGGATCCAACATCGATGCCCTGCTTGAAATCGTCTCCGAGAAGCAGATCGTAGACATCTTAAAAGGAGAGAGGCTGGACCTGGAGAACTGTTTCAGTGTCACGAAGGATGTGAAGACCTGCATGGCTGTCACGAGGACCTTCATAGGTGGGTACGAGTGGAACCTGAGGAGGCAGCCTAATCTTGCGCGAGTAATTTCTTGGTGGGATAAAAGGGGAGCTGAGAATAGGAATGTTCAGCATGCTTTATCTGGGGAAGTATTATTGCTGTCGAATATCAaatgtttcccttcctctcctcgtgaTCTGGTATGCCCCAACAGACTCCCCTGACATGGACTGTCGTAGAAATCAATATCGCAGTCGTAGATTAGAGGATCGTCATCGTAGGTGCATGTAAACACAttccctttatttccttccctgtGACGTGGCGACGTGGCTGGGAACGAACGCAGCGCTGGCCCAGCAGCTGTCTCACACGGGGTACCAGTGCGACGCCTGCGAACCCAGCCAACAGGCCCTCATCGACAAGTTCCTGGACACCGTTCGCGGAACCCCGAACTGCCGGTACTTGGTGTCGGTTCTGCCCATTCCAGATTTCTGCTAGCCTGGAATCGGCGAGATTCCCCTTCGCGACTGTTGTTTTGTACTACCGCTATGCTTGTAACCATTACTTCTGGCTTTGGTCACCTGTGTACTCTTTTGTTCTGAAGGTTCATTATAATGTTTCGAGACCTTTCACGACATCACGGTTTTGAAGCATTTCTAACAGTGTTTTGGGTTTTAATTCAGTTTCGAAGCTTTATTACGGTATTTTAGTAACGCCATAGTTCTTGCCTCGACTTCACGttaagggaaaggctagatcagtagcaactcgaaaggtgtcatggcgtctattctatttttggaaaaaaacacATGGGATTTATTTtgctgacgtcacaaaagttgcggatgctttgtgaatgtggtcgatcactttggtctcttcagttttcaaaaagaaaggaaaatacttATTTTAATGGCTATATTTTCAATGAACGATTattaaaacagacgccatgacgctccgagttgctactgatctagcctttcccttcacATAGTCAACAGTCATCCTAAAATTCTCAGCGATATACGTGTTACGTAATTGATCGTGCCAAAGCCTCAAGCAAAGGTACGACTCAAGTCAAGACATTAATGCTCCTTTTAAGtataacctctctctcccttaaaagATTAGAAGAAAAAGTCATTTAATAAATCTTCCTCGTAAACTagtccttgtttttttttgtagccAATCATTTCCTAGTCATAGAGCCGGCCGTGcgacagcctcccccccccccccccactcccctcgtcCCTCGCCCAGGGTCGGCGATCACGAGGGCCATGTCACTCGGAGAATGACCTTTGCAGCCGGGCTTGAGTGCCACTTGGCCAAGGGTACTTTTCTGGAGTAAGAGTGGTTGGCTCGTTCATTCATCTCGTTCTTTGTCTggctttttgtctatctgtctgtctgttgtctgtctgtcgctccctttccctttccgcccttatctatttctctctctctctctctctctctctctctctctctctccatatatatttgtatatatatatatatatatatatatatatatatatatatatatatatatatgtgtgtgtgtgtgtgtgtgtgtgtgtgtgtgtgtgtgtgtgtgtgtgtgtgtgtgtgtgtgtgtgtgtgtgtgtgtgtgtgtgtgtgtgtgtgtgtgtgtgtgtgtacataattatgttaatacacacgtatgtttatgtatatatataatatagatatacatacatacgtgcatatatatatatatatatatatatatatatatatatacacacacacacacacacacacacacacacacacacacacacacacacacacacacacacacacacacacacatatatatatatatatatatatatatatatatatatatatatatatatatatatatatatatatatatatatatatatatatatatatatatatatacatatacacactcacgcacacacacacactcatatatacagtatacacatgcaggcatacatatatatacatatgtgtatgtatgtatatatatatatatatatatatatatatatatatatctatatatctatatatatatatatacatatatctatctatctatatatatatatatacatatatatataatgatatataatgatatatatatatatatatatatatatatatatatatatatatatatatatatacatatataagtatatatatatatacatatatatatatatatatatatatatatacatatatatatatgtatatatatatacatatatacatatatatacatatatatatatatatatatatgtatatatatatatatatatacacacacacacacacacacacacacacacacacacacacacacacacacacacacacacacacacacacacacacacatacacacacacacacacacacacatatctatatctatatctatatatatatatatatatatatatatatatatatatatatatatttacatatacatatacatatatgtatgtatatatatatatatatatgtatatatatatatacatatatatatatatatatatatatatatatatatatatatatatatatatataatatgtatatatatatatatttatatatatgtatatatatatatacatatacacactcacgcacacacacacttatatatacagtatatacatgcaggcatacatatatatacatatatgtatgtatatatatatataaatgtatatatatatatatatatgtatatatataatatatatatatgtatatatatgtatatttatatacatatatatatatatatatatatatatatatatatatatataagtatctatatatatatatatatatatatatatatatatatatacatatatatatacatacatatatgtatatatatacatatatatatatacatatacatatgtatatgtatatatatatatatatatatatatatatatatatatatatatatatacatatatatacatacacacacacacacacacacacacacacacacacacacacacacacacacacacacacacacacacacacacacacacatatatatatatatatatatatatatatatatatatatatataatatatatatatatacacacacgcacaaacgcgcacacatacacacacacacacacacacacacacatacacacacacacacacacacacacacacacacacacacacacacacacacacacacacacacacacacacacacacacatatatatatatatatatatatatatatatatatatatacatatacatatatatatatatatatatatatatatatatatatatatatatatttatacatatacacatgatatgcacacacacacacacacacacacacacacacacacacacacacacacacacacacacacacacacacacacacacacacacacacacacacacacacacacagatatatatatatatatatatatatatatatatatatatgtatatatataaatatatataaatatatacatgcatatatatatatatttatatatatatatatatatatatatatatatatatatatatatatatatatattcacatacatatataaatatatatatatatttatatatatatgcatata encodes the following:
- the LOC113812872 gene encoding uncharacterized protein, which translates into the protein MNFRVVLLVAVAAGVCSGQEQPLLGPLLDLVTPQEIELFMKAPSINLDTCIGILKNVSKCRTGAKLFLNLANTLSDSGFKCNTCSPEHQSLIDRTLAKVRSSPDCRTFATAIAHTNLC
- the LOC113812871 gene encoding uncharacterized protein, producing the protein MNAPRLLSLVALLAHGAWCQRPMGSNIDALLEIVSEKQIVDILKGERLDLENCFSVTKDVKTCMAVTRTFIALAQQLSHTGYQCDACEPSQQALIDKFLDTVRGTPNCRYLVSVLPIPDFC